The following are encoded in a window of Paraburkholderia sp. HP33-1 genomic DNA:
- a CDS encoding DUF1289 domain-containing protein — protein MTSNLHDLPDSPCIGVCSTLFDEVCKGCGRTATEVSNWVFLSDEEKRAIWARIEREGTAMRFQNDKV, from the coding sequence ATGACTTCGAATCTCCACGATCTTCCCGACAGCCCATGCATCGGCGTCTGCTCCACGCTTTTCGACGAGGTCTGCAAAGGCTGCGGGCGCACCGCCACCGAAGTGTCCAACTGGGTGTTCCTCAGCGACGAGGAAAAGCGCGCGATCTGGGCCCGGATCGAACGGGAAGGCACGGCGATGCGGTTTCAGAACGACAAGGTTTGA